One genomic region from Streptomyces sp. NBC_01304 encodes:
- a CDS encoding SDR family NAD(P)-dependent oxidoreductase: MPVAIITGASKGFGRALAAALARRGWDLVLDARSAGPLEQAVRELRGHGGRVAGLPGDVNDAGHRAALVQEAKELGGLDLLVNNAGVLGAEPLVPLEQHSLDGFRAAFETNVVAPLGLLQEALPLLRAAPAGAVVNLSSDAAAEAYRTWGAYGATKAALDQLSAVLAVEEPELRVWWVDPGSMRTQMLATAEPDEDLSQTPTPEEIAPVFLRILDRRPASGRYAAPALLESR; the protein is encoded by the coding sequence ATGCCGGTTGCGATCATCACGGGGGCTTCGAAGGGGTTCGGGCGGGCGCTGGCCGCCGCGCTGGCCCGCCGGGGCTGGGATCTAGTGCTCGACGCGCGGTCCGCGGGGCCGCTGGAGCAGGCGGTGCGGGAACTTCGGGGGCACGGTGGGCGGGTAGCGGGGCTGCCGGGCGATGTGAACGACGCCGGGCATCGCGCGGCGCTCGTGCAGGAGGCGAAGGAGCTCGGCGGGCTCGATCTGCTGGTGAACAACGCGGGGGTCCTGGGCGCCGAACCGCTCGTACCACTTGAACAGCACTCGCTGGACGGCTTCCGGGCGGCCTTCGAGACCAATGTGGTGGCCCCGCTGGGGCTGCTGCAGGAAGCGCTGCCCCTGCTGCGTGCGGCGCCGGCCGGTGCGGTCGTCAACCTGAGTTCGGACGCGGCCGCGGAGGCGTACCGGACCTGGGGCGCGTACGGGGCGACGAAGGCGGCCCTGGACCAGCTGTCGGCCGTACTGGCGGTGGAGGAGCCGGAGCTGCGGGTCTGGTGGGTCGATCCGGGCAGCATGCGGACTCAGATGCTGGCCACCGCGGAGCCGGACGAGGACCTGTCGCAGACGCCCACGCCCGAAGAGATCGCCCCCGTTTTCCTGCGCATCCTCGACCGGCGCCCGGCGAGCGGCCGCTATGCCGCTCCCGCGCTCCTGGAGTCACGGTGA
- a CDS encoding chaplin has translation MKNLKKAAAVTMVAGSIVAAGAGVAAATDGANAHGKAVKSPGVASGNLVQAPVHVPVNVVGNTVNVIGALNPTFANDGYNG, from the coding sequence GTGAAGAACCTGAAGAAGGCCGCGGCAGTGACCATGGTGGCCGGCAGCATCGTTGCCGCTGGAGCCGGCGTTGCCGCCGCGACCGACGGGGCGAACGCGCACGGCAAGGCCGTCAAGTCCCCGGGCGTCGCCTCCGGCAACCTGGTCCAGGCCCCGGTCCACGTCCCCGTGAACGTGGTGGGCAACACCGTGAACGTCATCGGTGCCCTCAACCCGACCTTCGCGAACGACGGCTACAACGGCTGA
- a CDS encoding S-adenosylmethionine:tRNA ribosyltransferase-isomerase: MAAALRVPEELSARVPAEERGPGLDRDAVRLLVSRGSAVSHHDFVELPGLLQAGDVLVVNTSPTLAAAVDGRLEGVAGGHARVVVHFSTRGEDGRWAVELRDPDGAGTTRARGGGPAGTVVKLAGGARLVLDEPLDPAGVRLWWARVAQAPEGGVPELLRAHGRPIRYSYTERDQPLSAYQTVFALPSPDQAGSAEMPSAGRPFTARLVAELVSRGVQFAPITLHTGVASAEAHEPPCPERFAVSAASARLINAARAGGGRVIAVGTTAVRAVESAAGTDGVVRAAGGWTDLVVTAERGVRVVDGLLTGLHEPEASHLLMLEAIAGRAAVDRSYTEALDRLYLWHEFGDVHLLLQEEAGDCMNCHGNYW, translated from the coding sequence GTGGCGGCAGCGCTGCGGGTGCCGGAGGAGCTGTCCGCGCGGGTGCCGGCCGAGGAGCGGGGGCCGGGGCTCGACAGAGATGCCGTACGTCTTCTCGTCTCGCGCGGGAGCGCGGTTTCGCACCATGACTTCGTGGAGCTGCCCGGGCTGCTGCAGGCCGGCGATGTGCTGGTGGTCAATACGTCGCCGACGTTGGCGGCCGCCGTGGACGGACGCCTGGAGGGAGTCGCCGGCGGGCACGCGCGCGTGGTGGTGCATTTCTCCACGCGGGGCGAGGACGGGCGATGGGCCGTCGAGCTGCGGGACCCCGACGGCGCCGGGACCACACGGGCGCGGGGCGGCGGTCCGGCGGGGACGGTGGTGAAGCTTGCCGGGGGTGCGCGGCTCGTCCTCGACGAACCGTTGGACCCGGCGGGGGTGCGGCTGTGGTGGGCCCGGGTCGCACAGGCCCCGGAGGGCGGCGTGCCGGAGCTGTTGCGGGCGCACGGCCGGCCCATTCGTTACTCCTATACAGAGCGGGACCAGCCGCTGTCCGCCTATCAGACGGTGTTCGCCCTGCCGTCCCCGGACCAGGCGGGCTCGGCGGAGATGCCGAGTGCCGGGCGGCCCTTCACCGCACGCCTCGTCGCGGAGCTGGTGAGCCGGGGCGTGCAGTTCGCGCCGATCACGCTGCACACCGGGGTCGCCTCGGCGGAGGCGCACGAGCCGCCCTGTCCGGAGCGGTTCGCGGTGTCCGCGGCCTCGGCCCGGCTGATCAACGCGGCGAGGGCGGGCGGCGGGCGGGTCATCGCGGTCGGCACCACGGCCGTGCGGGCCGTGGAGTCGGCGGCGGGGACGGACGGGGTGGTGCGGGCCGCCGGGGGCTGGACGGACCTCGTGGTGACGGCCGAGCGCGGGGTGCGCGTCGTGGACGGGCTGCTGACCGGCCTGCACGAGCCCGAGGCCTCGCATCTGCTGATGCTGGAGGCGATCGCGGGAAGGGCCGCGGTGGACCGGAGTTATACCGAGGCACTGGACCGTCTCTACCTATGGCACGAGTTCGGCGACGTACACCTACTACTTCAGGAGGAGGCCGGTGACTGCATGAATTGCCATGGCAACTATTGGTGA
- a CDS encoding SGM_5486 family transporter-associated protein: MPVLDPNPQNGQKKLMIVLGAMLAITVIIGIVASIASP; encoded by the coding sequence ATGCCTGTGCTTGACCCGAACCCCCAGAACGGCCAGAAGAAGCTGATGATCGTGCTCGGCGCGATGCTGGCCATCACCGTGATCATCGGCATCGTCGCGTCCATCGCCTCACCCTGA
- the serB gene encoding phosphoserine phosphatase SerB, protein MSASQPPQHADVPTLLVKIFGKDRPGITAGLFDTLAAFSVDVVDLEQVVTRGRMVLCALVTAPPAGYEGELRATVHSWAESLKLQAEVMSGIGDNRPRGEGRSHVTVLGHPLTAESTAAIAACITGTGGNIDRIFRLAKYPVTAVEFTVSGAETEPLRTALATEAAARGVDVAVVSAGLHRRAQRLIVMDVDSTLIQDEVIELFAAHAGCEDKVAEVTAAAMRGELDFEQSLHARVALLEGLDASVVDKVRSEVRLTPGARTLIRTLKRLGYQVGVVSGGFTQVTDDLMERLGLDFAHANTLEIVNGKLTGKVTGDIVDRAGKARLLRRFADEAGVPLEQTVAIGDGANDLDMLNAAGLGVAFNAKPVVREAAHTAVNFPFLDTVLYLLGVTREEVELADTHSD, encoded by the coding sequence ATGAGCGCATCTCAGCCCCCTCAGCATGCCGATGTCCCCACTCTTCTCGTAAAGATCTTCGGTAAGGACCGGCCCGGCATCACCGCCGGGCTCTTCGACACCCTCGCCGCCTTCTCCGTGGACGTAGTGGACCTGGAGCAGGTGGTCACGCGGGGGCGCATGGTGTTGTGCGCGCTCGTCACCGCGCCGCCCGCCGGGTACGAGGGCGAGCTGCGGGCCACCGTGCACAGCTGGGCCGAATCCCTGAAGCTGCAGGCCGAGGTCATGTCCGGCATAGGGGACAACAGGCCGCGTGGCGAAGGCCGTTCGCACGTCACCGTGCTCGGGCATCCACTCACCGCCGAGTCGACCGCCGCGATCGCCGCCTGCATCACCGGGACCGGCGGCAACATCGACCGGATCTTCCGGCTCGCCAAGTACCCGGTCACCGCGGTCGAGTTCACCGTGTCCGGTGCGGAGACCGAGCCGCTGCGCACCGCGCTGGCCACGGAGGCCGCCGCCCGTGGCGTCGATGTCGCCGTGGTCTCGGCCGGGCTGCACCGGCGTGCCCAGCGGCTGATCGTCATGGATGTCGACTCGACCCTGATCCAGGACGAGGTCATCGAGCTGTTCGCCGCCCATGCCGGCTGCGAGGACAAGGTCGCCGAGGTGACCGCGGCGGCGATGCGCGGAGAGCTGGACTTCGAGCAGTCGCTGCACGCGCGCGTGGCGCTGCTCGAAGGGCTCGACGCCTCGGTGGTCGACAAGGTCCGCAGCGAGGTGCGGCTCACGCCCGGCGCCCGCACCCTGATCCGTACGCTGAAGCGCCTCGGCTACCAAGTGGGCGTCGTCTCGGGCGGGTTCACGCAGGTCACGGACGATCTGATGGAGCGGCTCGGGCTGGACTTCGCCCATGCCAACACCCTGGAGATCGTGAACGGCAAGCTCACCGGCAAGGTCACCGGCGACATCGTCGACCGCGCGGGCAAGGCCCGTCTCCTGCGCCGCTTCGCGGACGAGGCGGGGGTGCCGCTGGAGCAGACGGTCGCGATCGGCGACGGCGCCAATGACCTCGACATGCTGAACGCGGCCGGTCTCGGGGTCGCCTTCAACGCCAAGCCGGTGGTGCGCGAGGCCGCGCACACCGCAGTGAACTTCCCCTTCCTGGACACCGTGTTGTATCTGCTCGGCGTCACGCGCGAAGAGGTCGAGCTGGCGGACACGCACAGCGACTGA
- a CDS encoding streptophobe family protein: protein METGNTGSTQGVRWGDVLLSAIAAVSWALIGMAGVAALGLHLLGADAAADLGPMTAAAVVLGAGGSVTPSGDVSAFGLEGAEATTAIDVAPLGVGLVGALLLAWFFLRSLRGAGVVIAPAELAARVGSVVTLFLAMLWGLAWAGHDLITIDGASLGLDQLPGGGGLPDDIKDKLPGGLGDIGGLLPDKIADLADAEAKVGFTVDTGASLAGGALWVIGVLLIALLASRRTPLPRALDGLHRMVRPAASALLTVVLVAVAAGLAAAAYAMIGDDHPKRIAGAALLGAPNGVWLGIPLGLLVPFDGEASGELAKLLPDPIDELLALSADKPVTLGRLAELDGRVWLLGAAVAMMMLFAGVLTAVRTPLVRDMSVLGFAGRCALRLGAVTALALPLMVWLTGVSADASLSVLGFDAFGAGIELHGQAGMALLLGAAWGAGAGALGALLARASGAAGGRASKLAVGAGAEGTVLRSQEASGAAQPGRQAGPYDPAPPSYRPPREETNPYLRPLGDRSSGERPSGDVYSAPTVVGPVAPPPTPPPPRSRSREGGSEWPVPPPPPPPPDRPPPPPRKGPRGRG, encoded by the coding sequence ATGGAGACGGGCAATACCGGGTCAACTCAGGGCGTTCGGTGGGGGGATGTGCTGCTCTCCGCCATCGCCGCGGTGAGCTGGGCCCTGATCGGCATGGCGGGCGTCGCGGCGCTCGGCCTGCATCTGCTCGGGGCGGACGCGGCGGCGGACCTCGGGCCGATGACGGCTGCCGCGGTGGTGCTCGGCGCGGGCGGCTCCGTCACCCCGTCCGGCGATGTCTCGGCGTTCGGCCTGGAGGGGGCCGAGGCCACGACCGCGATCGATGTGGCACCGCTGGGTGTCGGCCTGGTCGGCGCGCTGTTGCTCGCGTGGTTCTTCCTGCGTTCCCTGCGCGGGGCCGGCGTGGTGATCGCTCCAGCCGAACTGGCCGCACGCGTGGGGTCGGTGGTGACGCTGTTCCTCGCGATGCTGTGGGGGCTCGCCTGGGCCGGTCACGACCTCATCACGATTGACGGCGCCTCGCTCGGGCTCGACCAACTGCCGGGCGGTGGCGGCCTTCCGGACGACATCAAGGACAAACTGCCCGGCGGGCTCGGCGACATCGGAGGACTGCTTCCGGACAAGATCGCCGACTTGGCGGACGCCGAGGCGAAGGTCGGCTTCACCGTCGACACCGGGGCCTCGCTGGCGGGCGGGGCGCTCTGGGTGATCGGGGTGCTGCTCATCGCGCTGCTCGCCTCGCGCCGGACACCGCTGCCGCGGGCGCTCGACGGGCTGCACCGGATGGTCAGGCCCGCGGCATCGGCGCTGCTGACGGTGGTCCTGGTGGCGGTGGCGGCGGGGCTGGCGGCGGCCGCGTACGCGATGATCGGCGACGACCATCCGAAGCGGATAGCGGGAGCCGCCCTGCTCGGAGCGCCCAACGGCGTGTGGCTCGGCATTCCGCTCGGCCTGCTCGTGCCGTTCGACGGCGAGGCGAGCGGTGAGCTGGCGAAGCTGCTGCCCGATCCGATCGACGAGCTGCTTGCGCTCTCGGCCGACAAGCCCGTGACCCTCGGGCGGCTCGCGGAGCTGGACGGACGGGTGTGGCTGCTCGGCGCCGCGGTCGCGATGATGATGCTGTTCGCGGGGGTGCTGACTGCGGTGCGTACGCCGCTCGTACGGGACATGAGCGTGCTCGGCTTCGCGGGGCGGTGTGCGCTGCGGCTGGGCGCGGTGACCGCGCTCGCGTTGCCGCTCATGGTGTGGCTGACCGGGGTATCGGCCGATGCCTCGCTCTCCGTGCTCGGCTTCGACGCCTTCGGGGCGGGGATCGAGCTGCACGGGCAGGCCGGGATGGCGCTGCTGCTCGGGGCGGCGTGGGGTGCGGGGGCGGGGGCCTTGGGGGCGCTGCTCGCCCGGGCTTCGGGGGCCGCGGGTGGGCGGGCGTCGAAGCTTGCGGTGGGGGCGGGGGCCGAGGGGACCGTCCTCCGGTCGCAGGAGGCTTCGGGTGCTGCGCAGCCGGGGCGGCAGGCGGGGCCCTATGATCCGGCGCCGCCCTCTTATCGGCCTCCTAGGGAGGAGACCAATCCCTATTTGCGGCCTTTGGGCGATCGGTCTTCGGGTGAACGGCCTTCAGGCGATGTGTACAGCGCGCCCACTGTGGTGGGGCCGGTGGCTCCGCCTCCTACGCCGCCACCGCCTCGGTCGCGGTCGCGGGAAGGTGGGAGCGAGTGGCCGGTGCCGCCTCCTCCGCCGCCTCCGCCTGACCGGCCGCCGCCTCCGCCTCGTAAGGGGCCGCGGGGTCGGGGCTGA
- a CDS encoding GAF domain-containing sensor histidine kinase: protein MTEGPRSGLFAVSSALLAMSRQLEVRDVLKTIVASARELLDAEYAALGVPDDHGGFAQFVVDGVTAEQWKAIGPLPRQHGILAAMLHKAEPERLGDVRQDPRFEGWPSAHPDMSDFLGMPIRDGEETIGALFLANKKCPKPQGGCGFTEEDEQLLGILAQHAAIALTNARLYERSRELTIAEERSRLAHELHDAVSQKLFSLRLTAQAAAALVDRDPVRAKDELQQVAVLAAEAADELRAAVVELRPAALDEDGLVATLRTQIQVLDRAHAAHVTFECSGVRALPAAQEEAMLRVAQEALHNALRHSGAAHVGVVLEKRGQGAVLRITDDGSGFEPKSIRRAGRHLGLVSMRDRASGVGGALAVESAPGKGTTIEMEVPGG, encoded by the coding sequence ATGACCGAAGGACCACGATCAGGGCTGTTCGCGGTGAGCTCCGCGCTCCTTGCCATGAGCAGGCAGCTCGAGGTGCGCGACGTCCTCAAGACGATCGTCGCCTCGGCCCGCGAACTGCTCGACGCGGAGTACGCGGCGCTCGGCGTCCCGGACGACCACGGCGGCTTCGCCCAGTTCGTGGTGGACGGCGTCACGGCCGAGCAGTGGAAGGCCATCGGCCCGCTCCCGCGCCAGCACGGCATCCTCGCCGCGATGCTGCACAAGGCGGAGCCCGAGCGCCTCGGCGACGTCCGCCAGGACCCCCGCTTCGAGGGCTGGCCCTCCGCGCACCCCGACATGTCGGACTTCCTGGGCATGCCGATCCGGGACGGCGAGGAGACCATCGGCGCGCTCTTCCTCGCCAACAAGAAGTGCCCCAAGCCCCAAGGCGGTTGCGGCTTCACCGAGGAGGACGAGCAATTGCTCGGCATCCTCGCCCAGCACGCGGCGATCGCCCTCACCAATGCCCGCCTGTACGAGCGCAGCCGCGAGCTCACCATCGCGGAGGAGCGCTCCCGGCTCGCCCATGAACTGCACGACGCCGTCAGCCAGAAGCTCTTCTCGCTGCGTCTGACCGCCCAGGCCGCCGCCGCCCTCGTGGACCGCGACCCGGTCCGCGCCAAGGACGAACTCCAGCAGGTGGCCGTCCTCGCCGCCGAGGCGGCCGACGAACTGCGCGCCGCCGTCGTCGAGTTGCGGCCCGCGGCCCTCGACGAGGACGGCCTGGTGGCCACGTTGCGTACGCAGATCCAGGTCCTGGACCGCGCCCACGCGGCCCACGTCACCTTCGAGTGCAGCGGCGTACGCGCCCTGCCCGCCGCCCAGGAAGAGGCGATGCTCCGCGTCGCCCAGGAGGCCCTGCACAACGCACTGCGGCACTCCGGCGCCGCACACGTCGGCGTCGTACTGGAAAAGCGCGGCCAGGGAGCGGTGCTGCGCATCACGGACGACGGCAGCGGCTTCGAGCCCAAGTCGATACGCCGCGCGGGACGCCACCTCGGCCTGGTCTCCATGCGGGACCGGGCGAGCGGCGTCGGCGGCGCCCTGGCCGTGGAATCGGCGCCCGGAAAGGGCACCACGATCGAGATGGAGGTCCCCGGTGGCTGA
- a CDS encoding transglycosylase SLT domain-containing protein has product MPKHSTPGHSSLTKSQKISIAGVATLGAAALAFSFVPGNHAEATQAAEVSAAPVAFTTNVHEVKASVTKQQVAAGKKADDAQAAADKKAKEDAKAEAEAKKEREAKEAASRAAARKPVYANNLDGWIRQSLDIMKSKGIPGTYDGIHRNVMRESTGNPNAINNWDINAQNGTPSIGLLQVIQPTFNAYHVEGTAHNLYDPVANIVAASNYAADRYGSIDNVNSAY; this is encoded by the coding sequence ATGCCCAAGCACAGCACCCCTGGTCATAGTTCGCTGACCAAGAGCCAGAAGATCTCGATCGCCGGTGTCGCCACTCTCGGCGCCGCCGCCCTCGCGTTCTCGTTCGTGCCGGGCAACCACGCCGAGGCCACCCAGGCCGCCGAGGTCAGCGCCGCTCCCGTGGCGTTCACGACCAACGTTCACGAGGTCAAGGCGAGCGTCACCAAGCAGCAGGTCGCGGCCGGCAAGAAGGCCGACGACGCGCAGGCCGCCGCCGACAAGAAGGCCAAGGAAGACGCGAAGGCCGAGGCCGAGGCGAAGAAGGAGCGCGAGGCGAAGGAGGCGGCCAGCCGTGCCGCCGCCCGCAAGCCGGTCTACGCCAACAACCTCGACGGCTGGATACGGCAGTCCCTCGACATCATGAAGTCGAAGGGCATCCCGGGTACGTACGACGGCATCCACCGCAACGTGATGCGTGAGTCGACCGGCAACCCGAACGCGATCAACAACTGGGACATCAACGCCCAGAACGGCACGCCGTCCATCGGTCTGCTGCAGGTGATCCAGCCGACGTTCAACGCGTACCACGTCGAAGGAACCGCTCACAATCTGTACGACCCGGTCGCGAACATCGTCGCCGCGTCCAACTACGCCGCCGACCGTTACGGCTCGATCGACAACGTCAACAGCGCGTACTGA
- a CDS encoding ABC transporter ATP-binding protein/permease, producing MPELVLELNGRTWTLDPSRSYTLGRDPGGDVVIDDARVSWRHATISWGGRSWVIEDHGSTNGTFVQGQRIHHMEIGPGSAVHLGNATDGPRVKLSGAAAAAVAQQAPQAGAQQAPPQHAPQQPHAGQQGAPGWPQQQQPQQQAWPQAGQQQVPQQPVAQQVPPQQQRPAPQPVQKSPVAGGAAGAPPVYGDRSPTTFHQLALGRVMRIGRALENELVVSDLQVSRHHAEFHATPDGRFEIRDLGSHNGTYVNGMPLAKSGAAVLGPNDIVGVGHSTFRLVGGQLEEFVDTGEVSFSARHLTVTVDGGKDILKDVSFGVPEKSLIAVIGPSGSGKSTLLKALTGYRPANQGDVLYDNRNLYKQFAELRQRIGLVPQDDILHKELTVRKALTYAAKLRFPGDTAASERAARVDEVLRELKLDIHKEKKVTSLSGGQRKRVSVALELLTKPSLIFLDEPTSGLDPGMDRDVMQLLRGLADDGRTVLVVTHSVAELAICDKLLVMAPGGSVAYFGPPEEALNFFGYSTWADVFSAFENYRDYDWAGRWKGSQHYQMYAADIDAVAAQSVHMPPPREMRPPKPQGWGSQLLTLTRRYVSVIVSDKGFLALMVILPAVLGIVSTLISSDDGLNPGPKGPNGNASTILLILAVGACFAGAANSVRELIKERVIYERERATGLSRSAYLMSKVIVLGVITALQGALIAAIGFGVREVPKEGLILGSSVKLELALPIMALGFTSMMFGLVISSLVKTAEKTMPLLVMFAIIQVVFTGCLFTLNGAVGVNQFSFLMPSRWAVAAAGTTVDLNKLFPNQDDPTLKDPLWKPEAVTWILDMGFLIAIGVVLGFVVARLLRRHEPEVMRK from the coding sequence GTGCCGGAACTCGTACTGGAATTGAATGGACGGACCTGGACGCTTGATCCGTCCAGGTCGTACACCCTCGGGCGCGATCCCGGGGGTGATGTGGTGATCGACGACGCGCGGGTCTCGTGGCGGCACGCCACCATCAGCTGGGGCGGCCGCAGTTGGGTCATCGAGGACCACGGCTCCACGAACGGCACGTTCGTGCAGGGCCAGCGGATCCACCACATGGAGATCGGCCCCGGCTCCGCCGTGCACCTCGGCAATGCCACCGACGGCCCGCGGGTGAAGCTCAGCGGCGCCGCCGCTGCCGCCGTCGCCCAGCAGGCACCGCAGGCGGGGGCCCAGCAGGCCCCGCCCCAGCACGCACCGCAGCAGCCGCACGCCGGCCAGCAGGGCGCGCCCGGCTGGCCCCAGCAGCAGCAGCCGCAGCAGCAGGCCTGGCCGCAGGCCGGGCAGCAGCAGGTCCCGCAGCAGCCGGTGGCCCAGCAGGTGCCGCCGCAGCAGCAGCGCCCGGCCCCGCAGCCCGTGCAGAAGTCACCCGTCGCCGGCGGTGCCGCGGGGGCCCCGCCGGTCTACGGCGACCGCAGCCCGACCACGTTCCACCAGCTGGCGCTCGGCCGCGTCATGCGCATCGGCCGTGCCCTGGAGAACGAGCTGGTCGTCTCCGACCTGCAGGTCTCCCGCCACCACGCCGAGTTCCACGCGACGCCCGACGGCCGCTTCGAGATCCGTGACCTTGGCTCGCACAACGGCACGTACGTCAACGGCATGCCGCTCGCGAAGTCCGGTGCCGCGGTTCTCGGTCCGAACGACATCGTGGGCGTCGGCCACTCGACCTTCCGCCTGGTCGGCGGCCAGCTCGAGGAGTTCGTCGACACCGGCGAGGTCTCCTTCTCGGCCCGCCACCTCACGGTGACGGTCGACGGCGGCAAGGACATCCTCAAGGACGTCTCCTTCGGCGTCCCTGAGAAGTCGCTGATCGCGGTCATCGGCCCGTCAGGCTCCGGCAAGTCCACCCTGCTCAAGGCGCTCACCGGCTACCGGCCCGCCAACCAGGGCGACGTGCTCTACGACAACCGAAATCTGTACAAGCAGTTCGCCGAGCTCCGCCAGCGCATCGGTCTGGTCCCGCAGGACGACATCCTGCACAAGGAGCTGACTGTCCGTAAGGCCCTCACGTACGCGGCCAAGCTCCGCTTCCCCGGTGACACCGCCGCCTCCGAGCGCGCGGCCCGGGTCGACGAGGTGCTGCGCGAGCTCAAGCTGGACATCCACAAGGAAAAGAAGGTCACTTCTCTCTCCGGTGGCCAGCGCAAGCGCGTCTCCGTCGCCCTGGAGCTGCTGACCAAGCCGTCGCTGATCTTCCTGGACGAGCCGACTTCCGGCCTCGACCCGGGCATGGACCGTGACGTGATGCAGCTCCTGCGAGGCCTCGCCGACGACGGCCGTACAGTCCTCGTCGTCACGCACTCCGTGGCCGAGCTCGCGATCTGCGACAAGCTCCTGGTCATGGCGCCGGGCGGGTCCGTCGCCTACTTCGGTCCGCCGGAGGAAGCGCTCAACTTCTTCGGCTACAGCACCTGGGCCGACGTCTTCTCGGCGTTCGAGAACTACCGCGACTACGACTGGGCGGGCCGCTGGAAGGGCTCGCAGCACTACCAGATGTACGCCGCGGACATCGACGCCGTCGCCGCGCAGTCGGTGCACATGCCGCCGCCGCGCGAGATGCGCCCGCCGAAGCCGCAGGGCTGGGGCTCGCAGCTGTTGACGCTGACCCGCCGCTATGTCTCGGTGATCGTCTCCGACAAGGGCTTCCTCGCCCTGATGGTGATCCTGCCGGCGGTCCTCGGCATCGTCTCCACGCTGATCAGCTCGGACGACGGCCTCAACCCCGGCCCCAAGGGCCCGAACGGCAACGCCTCCACGATCCTGCTCATCCTCGCCGTCGGCGCCTGCTTCGCCGGTGCCGCCAACTCGGTGCGTGAGCTGATCAAGGAACGGGTCATCTACGAACGGGAACGGGCCACGGGCCTGTCCCGCTCGGCCTACCTGATGTCCAAGGTGATCGTCCTCGGCGTGATCACCGCGCTGCAGGGCGCCCTCATCGCGGCCATCGGCTTCGGTGTGCGCGAGGTGCCCAAGGAGGGCCTGATCCTCGGCTCGTCCGTGAAGCTGGAACTCGCACTGCCGATCATGGCGCTCGGCTTCACCTCGATGATGTTCGGCCTGGTCATCTCCTCGCTGGTGAAGACCGCCGAGAAGACCATGCCGCTCCTGGTGATGTTCGCGATCATCCAGGTCGTCTTCACCGGCTGCCTCTTCACGCTGAACGGCGCGGTCGGCGTCAACCAGTTCTCGTTCCTGATGCCGTCCCGCTGGGCGGTGGCCGCAGCGGGCACCACGGTCGACCTGAACAAGCTGTTCCCCAACCAGGACGACCCCACCCTCAAGGATCCGCTGTGGAAGCCCGAGGCGGTCACCTGGATCCTCGACATGGGCTTCCTGATCGCGATCGGCGTTGTGCTCGGCTTCGTCGTGGCGCGACTGCTGCGCCGCCACGAGCCCGAGGTCATGCGCAAGTAG
- a CDS encoding response regulator transcription factor: protein MADKVIRVLLVDDHQVVRRGLRTFLEIQDDIEVVGEAADGAEGVARTEELKPDVVLMDVKMPGMDGVEALRKLRELANPAKVLIVTSFTEQRTVVPALRAGAAGYVYKDVDPEALAGAIRSVYAGHILLQPEVADALLSQDVGTGAQGRGGSLTEREREVLGLIADGRSNREIARALVLSEKTVKTHVSNILMKLDLADRTQAALWAVRHGLTT, encoded by the coding sequence GTGGCTGACAAGGTGATCCGTGTGCTGCTGGTCGACGACCATCAGGTGGTCAGGCGCGGCCTGCGTACGTTCCTGGAGATCCAGGACGACATCGAGGTCGTGGGCGAGGCCGCGGACGGCGCGGAAGGCGTCGCCCGTACCGAGGAGTTGAAGCCCGACGTCGTCCTCATGGACGTCAAGATGCCCGGTATGGACGGCGTCGAGGCCCTGCGCAAGCTCCGCGAACTCGCCAACCCCGCCAAGGTGTTGATCGTCACCAGCTTCACCGAGCAGCGCACGGTCGTGCCCGCCCTGCGCGCGGGCGCCGCGGGTTACGTCTACAAGGACGTCGACCCGGAGGCCCTCGCCGGCGCCATCCGCTCCGTGTACGCGGGCCACATCCTGCTGCAGCCCGAGGTGGCGGACGCGCTGCTCTCCCAGGACGTGGGCACCGGCGCCCAGGGCAGGGGCGGTTCGCTCACCGAACGGGAGCGCGAGGTGCTCGGCCTGATCGCCGACGGTCGCTCCAACCGGGAGATCGCGCGCGCCCTCGTCCTCTCCGAGAAGACCGTCAAGACCCATGTGTCGAACATCCTGATGAAACTCGACCTCGCGGACCGTACCCAGGCCGCGCTGTGGGCCGTACGCCATGGCCTGACCACCTGA
- a CDS encoding SixA phosphatase family protein: MSVEAPRRIVLLRHAKADWPQVSDHERPLAERGRKDAPVAGRRLAASGIAFDLALCSTAERTRETWKLAVQELPERPRTVYDERLYEASPGELIAVLNETQDDVSDVLLIGHNPGMQGLADVLAGSAEGDAQTRMERRGFPTSAIAMLSFAGSWKGLEPGVATLFDFWAPHE, translated from the coding sequence ATGAGTGTCGAAGCACCCCGCAGAATCGTCCTACTGAGGCATGCGAAGGCCGACTGGCCCCAGGTGTCCGACCACGAGCGACCGCTCGCCGAGCGCGGCCGCAAGGATGCTCCCGTCGCAGGGCGCAGACTGGCTGCTTCCGGCATCGCCTTCGATCTGGCCCTCTGCTCCACCGCGGAGCGCACCCGCGAGACCTGGAAGCTGGCCGTCCAGGAACTGCCCGAGCGCCCGCGCACCGTCTATGACGAGCGGCTGTACGAGGCCTCGCCGGGCGAGCTGATCGCCGTGCTCAACGAAACTCAGGACGACGTCTCCGACGTCCTCCTCATCGGCCACAACCCCGGCATGCAGGGCCTCGCCGACGTCCTCGCGGGCAGCGCCGAGGGCGACGCGCAGACCCGGATGGAACGGCGCGGCTTCCCGACGTCGGCGATCGCGATGCTGTCGTTCGCCGGCTCCTGGAAGGGGCTGGAGCCGGGAGTGGCCACCCTCTTCGACTTCTGGGCTCCGCACGAGTAG